The Glycine soja cultivar W05 chromosome 6, ASM419377v2, whole genome shotgun sequence genome has a window encoding:
- the LOC114416666 gene encoding putative phospholipid-transporting ATPase 9 isoform X2 translates to MVTIINVVPLVVVVAATMGKEAVEDWKRKKQDIDMNNRKVKVHRGDGVFDYSKWKDLKVGDIVKVEKDEFFPADLILLSSSYDDAICYVETMNLDGETNLKVKQSLEETSKLQEDSSFQNFKAIIKCEDPNANLYSFVGSLELEDQLYPLSPLHLLLRDSKLRNTEFIYGVVIFTGHDTKVMQNSTEPPSKRSTVEKRMDKIIYFLFLVLFLISFIGSIFFGIATRKDLENGVMKRWYLRPDDTTIYFDPKKAPVAAMLHFLTALMLYSYLIPISLYVSIEVVKVLQSIFINQDLHMYYEEADRPAHARTSNLNEELGQVDTILSDKTGTLTCNSMEFIKCSIAGIAYGQGVTEVERALARREGVPLSQELTEDGNVPKSSIKGFNFMDERIMKGNWINEPHADVIQNFLRLLAVCHTAIPEVDEEIGKVSYEAESPDEAAFVVAARELGFEFYERTQTNISLHEFNPRSGQTTERSYKLLNILEFSSTRKRMSVIVRDEEGKLLLFSKGADSVMFERLARNGREFEEKTKQHIDEYADAGLRTLILAYRELDEEEYNLFNEEFMEAKNLVSADREQIVEEISEKIEKDLILLGATAVEDKLQNGVPECIDKLAQAGIKLWVLTGDKMETAINIGFACSLLRQGMKQIIISSDTPETKSLEKVEDKSAAAAAVKVSVIHQLTNGKELLAESDENSEALALIIDGKSLTYALEDDVKDLFLTLAAGCASVICCRSSPKQKALVTRLVKVKTGSTTLAIGDGANDVGMLQEADIGIGISGVEGMQAVMSSDIAIAQFRFLERLLLVHGHWCYRRISSMICYFFYKNIAFGFTLFFYEIYASFSGQAAYNDWYLSLYNVFFTSLPVIALGVFDQDVSARLCHKFPLLYQEGVQNVLFSWKRILGWAFNGVLSATIIFFFCINGMENQAFRKAGEVADLEVLGATMYTCVVWVVNSQMALSISYFTYIQHLFIWGGILFWYIFLLVYGTMDPSLSTTAYKVLIEACAPAPSYWLITLLVLVASLLPYFAYASIQMRFFPTFHQMIQWIRNDGQTTDPEYVNIVRQRSIRHTTVGFTARFEASHSSGASKSIQV, encoded by the exons GATATTGATATGAATAATAGAAAGGTTAAAGTGCACCGTGGAGATGGTGTTTTTGACTATTCTAAATGGAAGGATTTGAAAGTCGGGGACATAGTAAAGGTTGAAAAGGATGAATTTTTCCCTGCTGATCTCATCTTACTTTCATCAAGCTATGACGATGCAATTTGCTATGTAGAGACCATGAATCTTGATGGAGAAACAAATCTAAAAGTTAAACAATCACTTGAAGAAACTTCAAAGTTGCAAGAAGATTCAagctttcaaaatttcaaggctattaTCAAATGCGAAGATCCAAATGCAAATTTGTACTCGTTTGTAGGCAGTTTGGAGCTTGAAGATCAATTGTATCCTCTTTCACCTCTGCATCTACTGCTTAGGGACTCAAAGCTAAGGAACACCGAGTTCATCTACGGTGTGGTAATCTTTACAGGCCATGATACAAAGGTTATGCAGAATTCAACAGAACCTCCATCCAAGAGAAGCACAGTTGAGAAGCGGATGGATAAGATCATCTACTTTCTGTTCttagtcttatttttaatttcttttattggttCAATTTTCTTCGGGATTGCAACGAGGAAGGACCTTGAAAATGGAGTTATGAAGCGATGGTACCTCAGACCAGATGACACCACAATTTACTTTGATCCAAAGAAAGCACCAGTCGCAGCCATGCTGCACTTCCTGACTGCACTTATGTTGTATAGTTACTTGATTCCAATTTCTTTGTACGTTTCCATTGAAGTTGTGAAAGTTCTTCAAAGCATTTTCATCAACCAGGATTTGCACATGTATTATGAGGAAGCTGACCGGCCAGCACATGCTCGTACCTCGAATTTGAATGAAGAACTTGGCCAAGTTGATACTATACTTTCAGATAAAACAGGAACTTTGACTTGCAACTCTATGGAATTCATCAAGTGTTCTATTGCTGGGATTGCGTATGGCCAAGGAGTTACAGAAGTTGAGAGAGCTCTAGCCAGGAGAGAAGGAGTACCTTTAAGTCAAGAGTTGACAGAAGATGGAAATGTTCCAAAGTCTTCCATTAAAGGTTTTAACTTTATGGATGAAAGGATCATGAAGGGAAATTGGATCAACGAACCTCACGCCGATGTAATCCAGAACTTTCTGCGGTTGTTGGCAGTATGCCATACTGCAATACCTGAAGTTGATGAAGAAATCGGTAAAGTTTCATATGAAGCTGAGTCACCTGATGAGGCAGCTTTTGTGGTTGCAGCCAGAGAACTTGGTTTTGAGTTCTATGAAAGGACACAGACAAATATTTCACTGCATGAGTTCAATCCGAGATCAGGCCAAACAACAGAAAG GTCGTACAAACTTTTGAATATATTAGAGTTTAGTAGTACAAGAAAGCGGATGTCTGTAATTGTAAGAGATGAGGAGGGGAAACTGCTACTATTTAGCAAAGGAGCAGACAG TGTCATGTTTGAACGACTTGCAAGGAATGGAAGGGAGTTTGAAGAGAAGACTAAGCAGCACATTGATGAATATGCTGATGCTGGTTTGAGGACCTTGATACTTGCGTATCGGGAACTTGATGAAGAAGAGTACAATCTATTCAATGAAGAATTTATGGAGGCCAAAAACTTAGTGAGTGCAGATCGAGAGCAAATTGTGGAGGAAATATCAGAAAAGATTGAGAaggatttaattcttcttggtgCTACTGCAGTTGAAGACAAACTTCAAAATGGG GTTCCTGAATGCATTGACAAGCTAGCACAGGCAGGAATTAAGCTATGGGTTCTGACTGGTGATAAAATGGAGACAGCAATCAATATTGG GTTTGCTTGTAGTTTACTCAGACAAGGAATGAAGCAAATTATAATTAGTTCAGACACTCCAGAAACCAAATCACTGGAGAAAGTGGAGGACAAGTCTGCTGCTGCAGCG GCAGTTAAGGTAAGTGTTATTCATCAATTAACGAATGGAAAGGAATTACTTGCTGAATCTGATGAAAACTCTGAGGCATTAGCTCTTATCATTGATGGGAAGTCTCTCACTTATGCACTAGAAGATGATGTAAAGGACTTATTTCTTACACTTGCTGCTGGCTGTGCATCTGTCATATGCTGTCGTTCATCTCCCAAGCAGAAAGCACTT GTTACTAGATTGGTAAAGGTTAAAACTGGCAGTACAACTCTAGCAATTGGTGATGGAGCAAATGATGTTGGAATGCTTCAAGAAGCAGACATTGGGATCGGTATCAGTGGTGTTGAAGGAATGCAG GCTGTAATGTCGAGTGATATCGCAATTGCCCAATTTCGGTTTCTAGAGCGTTTACTTCTTGTGCATGGGCATTGGTGTTACAGAAGAATCTCATCAATG ATTTGCTACTTCTTTTACAAGAACATTGCCTTCGGCTTCACCCTCTTCTTCTACGAGATCTATGCGTCGTTCTCGGGGCAAGCTGCATACAATGATTGGTACCTCTCACTATATAACGTATTCTTCACTTCTCTTCCTGTAATTGCCTTGGGAGTGTTTGACCAGGATGTTTCTGCTAGACTATGCCACAAG TTCCCATTATTATATCAAGAAGGTGTACAAAATGTCCTATTCAGCTGGAAACGGATCCTCGGTTGGGCTTTCAACGGAGTCTTGAGTGCTACCATAATATTCTTCTTCTGCATCAACGGAATGGAGAATCAAGCATTCCGTAAAGCCGGGGAAGTTGCTGATCTTGAAGTTCTTGGTGCCACCATGTACACTTGTGTTGTGTGGGTGGTGAATTCCCAAATGGCATTGTCCATTAGTTACTTCACTTACATACAACATTTATTCATATGGGGTGGCATTCTTTTCTGGTACATATTCCTCTTAGTGTATGGAACCATGGACCCTTCTCTATCAACCACTGCCTATAAGGTCTTGATTGAAGCTTGTGCACCAGCACCATCTTACTGGCTCATCACTTTGCTTGTGCTTGTTGCTTCACTCCTTCCATACTTCGCCTACGCTTCGATCCAAATGCGGTTTTTCCCCACGTTCCATCAAATGATACAGTGGATACGAAATGATGGCCAAACAACTGATCCAGAATATGTTAATATTGTGAGACAAAGATCAATAAGACACACAACGGTTGGGTTCACGGCTCGGTTTGAAGCATCACATAGTTCAGGAGCATCCAAGAGTATTCAAGTCTGA